A single Acidiferrobacteraceae bacterium DNA region contains:
- the fabG gene encoding 3-oxoacyl-ACP reductase FabG produces MRRALVTGGSGDIGAAICHRLAANQYHVIVHANTSHDRAESLAQELLAAGASAEAASFDVTDPDAVDLAVGEILDQGAISVFVSNAGIHDDAPMAGMERAQWERVIDVSLNGFYNVCKPLLLPMIRTRWGRIIAISSVAGQIGNRGQANYAAAKSGLHGAVKSLSLELASRGVTANAVAPGVIGGRMTEDRFDAETIAQLVPAKRAGTPEDVAALVSFLSSDDASYITGQVIGVNGGMA; encoded by the coding sequence ATGAGGCGCGCGCTGGTGACTGGTGGAAGTGGCGATATCGGCGCGGCGATCTGCCATCGCCTCGCGGCGAATCAATATCACGTGATCGTGCACGCCAATACCAGTCACGATCGCGCCGAATCACTTGCACAGGAACTGCTGGCTGCCGGCGCCTCGGCGGAAGCCGCCAGTTTCGATGTCACCGATCCGGATGCCGTGGACCTCGCAGTCGGCGAGATTCTGGACCAGGGCGCTATATCCGTTTTCGTAAGCAACGCAGGCATCCACGATGATGCGCCCATGGCCGGAATGGAGCGCGCGCAATGGGAGCGAGTCATCGATGTCTCCCTGAACGGCTTCTACAACGTGTGCAAGCCACTGCTGCTCCCCATGATTCGTACACGCTGGGGCCGGATCATCGCAATCTCGTCGGTTGCCGGACAGATCGGAAATCGCGGCCAGGCAAACTATGCCGCGGCAAAGTCGGGTCTGCACGGCGCCGTGAAATCCCTGTCCCTGGAACTGGCCTCCCGCGGGGTCACGGCCAACGCGGTTGCCCCGGGCGTCATTGGTGGTCGGATGACCGAGGACCGGTTCGATGCCGAAACCATCGCGCAGCTGGTTCCCGCCAAGCGGGCCGGCACGCCGGAGGACGTTGCGGCCCTGGTTTCCTTTCTGTCCAGTGACGACGCGTCCTACATCACCGGCCAGGTCATTGGTGTGAACGGCGGCATGGCCTAG
- a CDS encoding beta-ketoacyl synthase chain length factor gives MISAGIASVGLVGPGLDNWDAAKGLIRSGEAYDPGQTVSLGASALLPPNERRRTTALIQMVLQCCDDTLRLSGPDHSLDLPGVFACSCGDLDVVDRILVALTQPDKPVSPTLFHNSVHNAPAGYLSIATSNRAPSTSISAHDGSFVAGLLEAVSQVRESNNRVLLVAYDGATPTNLQPFRPRTTSFAVGLLLTPEQASGIARLDVDLAEEGPIDRMAQAGFETLRAGNPAARSLPLLERIATGTDAEVHIPYLDGRRARIRVIAGESR, from the coding sequence ATGATATCCGCGGGGATCGCCAGTGTTGGCCTGGTCGGCCCGGGTCTCGATAACTGGGATGCGGCCAAGGGCTTGATTCGCTCGGGCGAAGCCTACGATCCCGGGCAAACGGTTTCTCTGGGAGCCAGCGCCTTGTTGCCCCCGAACGAGCGCCGTCGAACAACGGCCCTGATCCAGATGGTCTTGCAGTGTTGCGACGACACCTTGCGCCTTTCGGGCCCGGACCACTCGCTGGACCTGCCAGGGGTGTTTGCCTGCTCCTGCGGTGACCTGGACGTGGTGGACCGGATTCTTGTCGCCCTGACCCAGCCGGACAAACCCGTGTCGCCGACCCTGTTTCATAACTCCGTACACAATGCGCCCGCCGGCTATCTGTCCATCGCGACTTCGAATCGCGCGCCGTCGACCAGCATCAGCGCGCACGACGGGTCGTTTGTGGCCGGCCTCCTGGAAGCGGTGTCCCAGGTCCGCGAATCGAACAACCGGGTACTGCTCGTTGCCTATGACGGTGCCACGCCCACGAACCTTCAACCCTTTCGGCCGCGAACGACTTCCTTTGCCGTCGGCCTCCTGCTCACTCCGGAGCAGGCAAGCGGCATCGCGCGACTGGATGTCGACCTGGCCGAGGAGGGCCCGATCGACCGGATGGCGCAGGCCGGGTTCGAGACCCTGCGCGCGGGCAATCCCGCCGCCCGATCCCTGCCCCTGCTGGAAAGGATTGCCACGGGTACCGATGCCGAGGTTCACATTCCCTATCTGGACGGACGGCGGGCCCGTATCCGGGTGATCGCCGGCGAATCACGATGA
- a CDS encoding beta-ketoacyl-[acyl-carrier-protein] synthase family protein translates to MADLQVSAYTVTTALGHGCEPNRQALARGEGGLRPCDLSGVDLQTWIGRVAGLEGAPLPDAYAEHECRNNRLAYLGLLQDDFTIRVAEAIERYGSHRIGVFLGTSTSGIQSSEEAYANRDPVSGALPRDFRYETTHATYSLAGFVKAALGLRGPSQVISTACSSSAKVFATAQRYIDAGLCDAALVGGVDSLCQMTLYGFNSLQLVSPEPCRPADADRDGINIGEAAGFALLERRATDSAIVLLGYGESSDAHHMSTPHPEGRGAAIAVRHALDRAGLRPQQIDYINLHGTATQANDLSEDRAVHGIFGNTVPCSSTKGFTGHTLGAAGIVEAIYSCFAIEDGVVFPSLNTKRLDERMRSAIALEPLARPVNRVVSNSFGFGGSNACLILGRSS, encoded by the coding sequence ATGGCTGACTTGCAGGTCTCTGCCTATACCGTGACCACCGCCCTCGGACACGGTTGTGAACCGAATCGACAGGCCCTTGCCAGGGGCGAAGGCGGGTTGCGGCCATGCGATCTTTCCGGCGTGGACCTGCAAACCTGGATCGGGCGGGTGGCGGGACTCGAGGGTGCCCCCTTGCCCGATGCGTATGCGGAGCATGAATGCCGCAACAACCGCCTCGCCTACCTTGGCCTGCTGCAGGATGATTTCACCATCCGTGTTGCGGAGGCGATCGAACGCTATGGGTCTCATCGCATTGGAGTTTTTCTCGGGACGTCTACCTCGGGAATTCAGTCGTCCGAAGAGGCCTACGCGAACCGGGATCCGGTCAGCGGCGCGCTCCCCCGGGACTTCCGCTACGAGACAACCCACGCGACCTATTCCCTGGCCGGTTTCGTCAAGGCGGCACTTGGCCTGCGCGGACCGTCCCAGGTGATTTCCACCGCCTGCTCCTCCAGCGCGAAGGTCTTCGCCACGGCACAACGCTATATCGATGCCGGCCTGTGTGATGCCGCCCTCGTGGGCGGCGTGGACTCCCTGTGCCAGATGACGCTGTACGGGTTCAATTCCCTGCAGCTGGTTTCACCGGAGCCTTGTCGTCCGGCCGACGCGGATCGTGACGGTATCAATATCGGCGAGGCCGCCGGCTTCGCCCTGCTTGAGCGCCGCGCCACGGATTCCGCAATCGTTTTGCTGGGCTACGGCGAGAGTAGTGACGCACATCACATGTCGACGCCTCACCCCGAGGGCCGGGGTGCCGCAATCGCCGTTCGTCACGCACTGGATCGGGCTGGCCTGCGGCCGCAGCAGATCGACTACATCAACCTTCACGGGACGGCGACCCAGGCCAACGATCTGTCGGAGGATCGGGCGGTCCATGGGATCTTCGGAAATACCGTGCCCTGTTCATCGACCAAGGGGTTTACCGGTCACACCCTCGGCGCCGCCGGGATCGTGGAGGCCATCTATTCCTGCTTCGCCATCGAAGACGGCGTCGTGTTTCCCAGCCTGAACACGAAGCGACTGGACGAACGCATGCGGTCGGCGATTGCCCTGGAGCCGCTGGCGCGACCGGTGAACCGGGTGGTCAGCAACTCCTTCGGTTTCGGCGGCAGCAATGCCTGCCTGATTCTTGGAAGGTCGTCATGA
- a CDS encoding MMPL family transporter, with protein sequence MNERTRRLVALGLFGVAVLVCLLLVATRLRIQGDLAAFLPNSRDPQQTFVINEFKSGIASRFWLLAIRNAEPDALARLSQRYAARLRASGSFIRIYDGAPQLDAESREILFRYRYLLDSAPARQEFSVASLRKGFDQVLQDLRSPLSTLNQAELIADPTGAFRRAVALLVGRGEYGSGDGGSWMSANGKTAFLLAEAGPKSGGFARQQRLLQGLRGDFRALGDTGGARLTISGPPYFTVVTEARVRREIVLLSGAATVFVVLLLLWVYRSIPVILLAAVPVAGGLLLAGATMAGLWGWAHGISVAFGSTLVGVALDYPIHLFSHARPGESLIAAARRIWLPLRIGAITTILGFSAMIGADFPGIQQLGVFAIAGLLGAILVTRYGLPALFATGPTRLWPQGPRRGVAVRVPRGTLPAVYGLIAVGAVGLFSLTPNPWSDDISKLTPVPDSLKQADRKLREEMNLPEPRYVVLVRGKTAQAVLEEQRRLAPVLGQSVRDGLLADSDMAANIVPDAATQRARQQALPSASQLATAVDQARQGTIFRPKAFEPFIADVVASSSLRPLRPRDLGDGIVAERVAQLIRSNPDGVIGIIRLIGVRNAPALEERIRPFHGAGVSFLDMKKTTEQMVGHFRAEIVDRAVIVIALIIVTLLAGLRDYRRTLHVIAPVAASVTSAAMVALLMGGGHTVFHLVSLMLVAGIGVDYALFATQEFPDEEEFRATRRSLMVCGISTIGVFGILATSSIPVLHEIGVTVASGTLVAYLLSLLLTTRGREVFGHG encoded by the coding sequence ATGAACGAGCGCACTAGACGCCTGGTCGCGCTCGGCCTGTTCGGGGTCGCCGTGCTGGTATGCCTGTTGCTGGTTGCCACCCGTCTGCGGATACAGGGCGACCTGGCAGCCTTCCTGCCCAACTCCCGCGATCCGCAACAGACCTTCGTGATTAATGAATTCAAAAGCGGGATCGCGTCACGGTTCTGGTTGCTGGCGATCCGCAACGCGGAGCCCGACGCGCTGGCCCGACTCAGCCAGCGCTATGCGGCGCGACTTCGTGCAAGTGGGAGCTTCATCCGGATCTATGACGGGGCCCCGCAACTGGACGCAGAATCCAGGGAGATTCTGTTCCGCTATCGTTATTTGCTGGACTCCGCGCCCGCCCGGCAGGAGTTTTCCGTGGCCTCGCTACGGAAGGGTTTCGATCAGGTGCTGCAGGACCTGCGATCCCCCCTGTCCACCCTGAATCAGGCGGAGCTGATCGCCGATCCCACGGGCGCGTTTCGCAGGGCGGTCGCGCTGCTGGTCGGGCGCGGCGAGTATGGCAGCGGTGACGGCGGCAGCTGGATGTCCGCCAATGGCAAGACTGCGTTCCTGCTGGCCGAGGCCGGACCCAAATCCGGCGGCTTCGCCAGGCAACAGAGGCTGTTGCAAGGGTTGCGTGGCGACTTCAGGGCGCTCGGCGATACCGGCGGAGCCAGACTGACCATCAGTGGGCCGCCGTACTTCACGGTCGTGACCGAGGCGCGCGTGCGGCGGGAAATCGTTCTGCTTTCCGGGGCGGCGACCGTGTTTGTGGTCCTGCTCCTGCTCTGGGTCTACCGAAGTATCCCCGTCATCCTGTTGGCGGCGGTACCGGTTGCCGGGGGCCTGCTGTTGGCGGGCGCGACCATGGCCGGCTTGTGGGGATGGGCCCACGGCATCAGCGTGGCCTTCGGTTCCACCCTGGTGGGTGTCGCGCTCGATTATCCGATACACCTTTTCAGCCACGCCCGGCCGGGCGAAAGTCTGATCGCGGCGGCGCGAAGAATCTGGCTACCCCTGCGGATCGGGGCGATCACGACCATCCTCGGGTTCTCGGCCATGATCGGCGCCGACTTTCCTGGCATACAACAGCTCGGGGTTTTCGCGATCGCGGGTCTGCTTGGTGCCATTCTCGTGACCCGTTATGGCTTGCCGGCCCTGTTCGCCACCGGCCCGACGCGCCTGTGGCCCCAAGGGCCCCGGCGAGGCGTAGCGGTACGGGTCCCGCGCGGGACTCTTCCCGCCGTGTACGGACTGATCGCTGTGGGCGCCGTGGGCCTGTTTTCCCTCACCCCGAATCCCTGGTCCGATGACATCAGCAAACTGACACCGGTGCCGGACAGCCTGAAACAGGCGGACCGCAAGCTCCGGGAAGAGATGAATTTGCCGGAACCGCGCTATGTCGTGCTGGTTCGGGGAAAGACTGCGCAAGCGGTGCTCGAAGAACAGCGACGGCTTGCGCCGGTACTGGGGCAGTCGGTCAGGGACGGCCTCCTGGCGGACAGCGATATGGCCGCGAACATCGTGCCTGATGCGGCGACGCAGCGGGCGCGGCAGCAGGCCCTGCCTTCGGCGAGCCAGCTCGCCACGGCCGTGGACCAGGCGCGGCAGGGTACAATTTTCCGGCCCAAGGCGTTCGAACCGTTCATTGCCGACGTCGTGGCCTCTTCCTCCCTGCGGCCCCTGCGGCCCCGGGATCTCGGGGACGGGATAGTGGCGGAGCGCGTGGCGCAGCTGATCCGTTCGAACCCGGACGGCGTAATTGGCATAATCCGCCTGATTGGCGTGAGGAACGCGCCGGCACTGGAAGAACGGATTCGGCCCTTCCATGGGGCGGGCGTTTCGTTCCTTGATATGAAGAAAACTACCGAACAAATGGTCGGCCACTTCCGGGCAGAGATTGTCGACCGGGCCGTGATCGTGATTGCCTTGATCATCGTGACGCTGCTCGCGGGTCTGCGCGATTACCGTCGCACCCTGCATGTCATTGCGCCGGTTGCGGCGTCCGTGACGTCCGCAGCCATGGTTGCACTTCTCATGGGCGGGGGCCATACCGTGTTTCATCTCGTGTCCCTGATGCTGGTGGCCGGTATCGGCGTTGACTACGCGCTGTTCGCAACCCAGGAATTCCCCGACGAAGAAGAGTTTCGCGCAACGCGACGCTCCCTCATGGTTTGTGGCATCTCGACGATCGGGGTATTCGGGATCCTCGCCACGTCCAGCATCCCGGTGCTGCATGAGATCGGCGTCACCGTGGCGAGCGGCACCCTGGTCGCCTATCTGCTTTCCCTGCTCCTCACTACCCGGGGCCGGGAGGTGTTCGGCCATGGCTGA
- a CDS encoding AMP-binding protein produces MNAREIFQQGDLDRPWILSGDGGYSAGEILAAAQELAECVPDHQYCIMMCESRVHFMTGFLAAQIRGQHVLLPSSRAPAAIESIVATWPDSYCLVESIDTRIGVEQFECRPDFDRSGTASSIPEVLSDRPAVTLFTSGSTGTPKPNEKSWGDMLASAERIQARFGIGADDTILATVMPQHMFGFETSVMLPIHSGARVVADTPLYPEDIRLVLKALSGEATLITTPVHLRAFPAADPDWPRVRQVISATGSTEHGAIASRQTVNTQTWSMLEPLELVVNGTGPAVRDAGRGIVLEMRDNIRRIDSRTFEFIGRAADLVKVGGKRASLADLNLKLTSIEGVVDGVYVTREAEHDTTARLAAIVVAPGISDQDITRALTHQIDAVFLPRPIYRVDRLPRNSTGKLTQDALRDLLSKLASQ; encoded by the coding sequence ATGAACGCCAGGGAAATATTTCAACAGGGCGATCTGGACCGGCCCTGGATTCTGTCCGGCGATGGCGGATATTCCGCGGGAGAGATTCTGGCTGCGGCACAGGAGCTGGCCGAGTGCGTCCCCGATCATCAATATTGCATCATGATGTGCGAGAGCCGGGTCCATTTCATGACCGGCTTTCTGGCCGCGCAGATACGGGGCCAACATGTTTTGCTGCCTTCCAGCCGCGCGCCTGCAGCCATCGAGTCCATCGTTGCCACCTGGCCTGATAGCTACTGTCTGGTTGAATCGATCGACACGCGCATCGGTGTCGAGCAGTTTGAGTGCAGGCCGGACTTTGATCGCTCGGGGACGGCGTCCTCAATTCCCGAAGTCCTGTCCGATCGCCCGGCCGTCACCCTGTTCACTTCGGGCAGTACCGGGACACCGAAACCCAATGAAAAATCGTGGGGGGACATGTTGGCCAGTGCCGAGCGCATCCAGGCCCGGTTCGGGATCGGGGCGGACGACACCATTCTCGCCACGGTAATGCCACAACACATGTTCGGTTTCGAGACATCGGTGATGTTGCCCATCCACAGTGGCGCCCGCGTGGTCGCGGACACGCCACTGTATCCGGAGGACATACGGCTGGTGCTGAAAGCCCTTTCCGGCGAGGCAACACTGATCACAACACCCGTACATCTGAGGGCGTTTCCCGCCGCCGATCCGGACTGGCCCAGGGTCAGACAGGTGATCTCGGCGACCGGGTCCACTGAACACGGTGCCATCGCGTCACGGCAGACGGTGAATACGCAGACATGGAGCATGTTGGAGCCGCTGGAACTGGTCGTGAATGGTACCGGGCCCGCCGTTCGCGACGCGGGACGAGGTATCGTGCTGGAGATGAGGGACAACATTCGACGAATCGACAGCCGAACCTTTGAGTTCATCGGACGGGCGGCCGATCTCGTGAAAGTGGGCGGAAAACGGGCGTCCCTTGCGGATCTGAATCTGAAACTGACGAGTATCGAGGGAGTGGTCGACGGCGTGTATGTAACGCGCGAAGCCGAACACGACACCACTGCCCGCTTGGCCGCGATCGTTGTCGCGCCGGGCATCTCGGACCAGGACATCACGCGCGCCCTGACCCATCAGATCGATGCGGTGTTTCTCCCGCGCCCCATCTATCGCGTCGACCGACTTCCCCGAAATTCCACCGGAAAGCTCACCCAGGACGCACTCCGGGACCTGCTATCGAAGCTGGCGTCGCAGTGA
- a CDS encoding phosphopantetheine-binding protein: MSPLELEVANLIIDTLNLEGVTADSIDPDSPLFNEGLGLDSIDALEIALVISQRYGFRLKADDKNNSRIFSSLRALASHIDSNRQTQA; encoded by the coding sequence ATGTCACCGCTGGAACTGGAGGTCGCCAACCTCATCATCGACACACTGAATCTGGAGGGCGTCACCGCCGACAGCATCGACCCGGATTCGCCACTCTTCAACGAAGGACTGGGCCTGGACTCGATCGACGCCCTGGAAATCGCACTCGTGATATCCCAGCGTTACGGATTTCGCCTGAAGGCCGATGACAAAAACAACTCCCGTATCTTCTCGTCGCTCAGGGCGTTGGCGTCGCATATCGACTCCAATCGGCAGACCCAGGCTTGA
- a CDS encoding class I SAM-dependent methyltransferase: protein MTAYEAISEAQKIAYGPLVFQAVRVMRDMGILDELDRSGQEGRTAAEVAESLGISLYGVETLVESGLSSGVLEQNENDHIVLSKVGHYLLHDEMTRVNMDYNHYICYQGMFHLDEAITQQKPSGLKVFGEQWNTLYEALPHLPDRVKNSWYAFDHFYSDSAYPEALQIILQRHSKTLVDIGTNIGKFTVLAAGADPDLRITMIDLPDQLRNAIRNVKDAGFEDRVEPLALDLLDSSAPLPQGRDVYWLSQLLSCFGEDEIVSILARARHAMGDDSRLYILETCWDRQDHVAASYSLINTSLYFTCMASGNSKMYSAERLLEYVDRAGLKCSKVHDGLGICHTLFECEKA from the coding sequence ATGACAGCTTACGAGGCGATCAGCGAGGCACAGAAGATAGCCTACGGACCGCTCGTTTTTCAGGCGGTACGGGTCATGCGAGACATGGGGATCCTGGACGAACTGGACCGGAGCGGACAGGAAGGTAGGACAGCCGCGGAAGTGGCCGAATCCCTGGGGATCAGTCTGTATGGCGTGGAAACCCTGGTCGAAAGCGGTCTAAGCAGCGGTGTGCTGGAGCAAAACGAAAACGACCACATTGTTCTTTCCAAGGTCGGCCACTACCTGCTCCACGACGAAATGACCCGCGTCAACATGGATTACAACCACTACATTTGTTACCAGGGCATGTTTCATCTCGACGAAGCGATCACCCAACAAAAGCCTTCCGGACTAAAGGTGTTTGGCGAACAGTGGAATACGCTCTACGAGGCCCTGCCGCACCTTCCGGATCGAGTGAAGAACAGCTGGTATGCGTTCGATCACTTCTATTCGGATTCGGCCTACCCGGAAGCCCTGCAGATCATCCTGCAGCGGCACTCGAAGACGCTCGTCGATATCGGCACCAACATCGGCAAGTTCACCGTTCTCGCGGCGGGCGCCGACCCGGACCTCCGGATTACCATGATCGACCTTCCGGACCAGCTCCGAAACGCCATACGCAACGTAAAGGACGCCGGTTTTGAAGATCGCGTGGAACCCCTGGCCCTCGACCTGCTGGATTCATCCGCGCCCCTTCCGCAAGGACGCGATGTGTATTGGTTGAGCCAGCTCCTGTCGTGCTTCGGGGAAGACGAGATTGTCAGTATCCTGGCGCGCGCCCGTCACGCAATGGGTGACGACTCGCGCCTTTACATCCTGGAAACCTGTTGGGATCGCCAGGATCACGTCGCGGCAAGTTATTCCCTGATCAATACCTCGCTCTACTTCACGTGCATGGCCAGCGGCAACTCCAAGATGTACTCCGCCGAGCGCCTGTTGGAGTATGTTGACCGGGCCGGTTTGAAATGCAGCAAGGTTCACGACGGGCTCGGTATCTGCCACACCCTGTTCGAGTGCGAAAAGGCATAG